TGAAATAGAAAAAGGTGTCAGCAGTAATTTTGACCAGCTGGTTCACTTGACAAATCCTAAAGGCAATGATTTAAAAATGGTTTCTAGTTCCAATGCTAATGTTGTTGTCTGTCCCCGCGCCAACGCTACATTGAATGTTGGGGTTTGCAGATTGAATGAAATGCTGGAAATGGGTATGGCACCACTTCTTGGAACAGATAATGTGATGCTAAACTCTCCAAATATGTTAAGGGAGTTGGAATTTACTTTAAAACTAATGTCTGTATATTATAAAAGTTATATTGACCCATTAAAGTTATTGCAGATGGCTACAACAAATGTCTGCAGTCATGATGTAAATAATGTTATACAGAAAACCCATATAAATGAGGGTAATTTCGCCGAATTTGTAATTTTCAAATCTTTTTCTAAAAATCCTTATCTTAACATATGCAATCGCATAGAAACGAAAAATATATTATATATCATTAATAAAAAATGTATTGTATAATATCATGGATATAAATCTATATATTATGGGAGATGTTAATGATGTATAAAAAAATATTGGTCCCTACAGACGGGTCAGAATTTGCAAAAAAAGCTCAAAAACATGCATTATTTTTAGCGGGTGTTTCTGGAGCTGAAATAGTTGCTGTGAGCGTCACAGAAAATAATTTTGTTAACGGACTTCCATTGGATGATGAAGTGTACCAGTTAAATCAACTCTTAAAAGAGAGATCAGAAGAGAATCTTGAAGAGTTCGACAAATTAAATGAAGATGATTTAAAAATAACTCATGTCATAAAAGAAGGTTCTCCTGCCCGATGCATTTTGGAAGTTGCATCAGAAGAAGATGTTGATTTGATAGTTATGGGTAGTTCTGGTAAATCTGGATTCGATAGGTTTATAATGGGTAGTGTAGCGGACAAGGTTGTAAATTCAGCTAAATGCGCAGTACTCGTAGTTCATTAAATATTATCATTTAATTTTATATATTTGTTAATATAGGTGTTTTTATGTTAGTTAAAAGAACAATGTCTAAAAATGTAGTTAGTGTTTCTGTTCCAGGAAACAGGGAAAAAGTTTTAGACTTAATGAGAAAAGAAAACAAAGCAGTTCTTCCAGTTGTTAAAGAAGATACTGATATTTTAGTAGGACTAGTAACTCGTTCTGATTTAATTAATAATCCTGATGAAGAACAAATCGCAATGTTGATGAGTAGAGACTTAGTCACTGTTAATCCGGGTGATGATGTAGTGGATGCTGCTCGCAAAATGATTGAAAATAATGTGAGAAGAGTTCCTGTTGTTAATGATGACGGTGAACTTGTAGGTATTATTACATCATTCGATTTAGTATCTAAAGCTTTGACAAAAATTGAAATCGATGATGCTGTTGAAAACTACATGATTACTACAGTTCCAACCACATGGGATCAGGCTCCATTAAATGTTGCTTTCGAATCCATGAATCAGTTTGGTTTAAAATCTATTTTAGCATTAAATGATGAAGCTAAATTGTCTGGAATCTTAACTGAAACTGATTTCATTTCTGAAATAGAAATTATTTCTGAAAGAAGTGAACACAGCTCCACAGTAGGTACTGAAGGCGATAAATGGTCTTGGGATAGTACTTCTGTATTGTACATTGAGAAAAACCATTTGAAATTCACTGATAAGGTAGTTGCTGATGTTGCTGTTGGAAATGTTGAAGTAGCTAACTCTAAAACTAAAGTTTCAGACTGTGCTAAAA
The uncultured Methanobrevibacter sp. genome window above contains:
- a CDS encoding universal stress protein, whose translation is MYKKILVPTDGSEFAKKAQKHALFLAGVSGAEIVAVSVTENNFVNGLPLDDEVYQLNQLLKERSEENLEEFDKLNEDDLKITHVIKEGSPARCILEVASEEDVDLIVMGSSGKSGFDRFIMGSVADKVVNSAKCAVLVVH
- a CDS encoding CBS domain-containing protein codes for the protein MLVKRTMSKNVVSVSVPGNREKVLDLMRKENKAVLPVVKEDTDILVGLVTRSDLINNPDEEQIAMLMSRDLVTVNPGDDVVDAARKMIENNVRRVPVVNDDGELVGIITSFDLVSKALTKIEIDDAVENYMITTVPTTWDQAPLNVAFESMNQFGLKSILALNDEAKLSGILTETDFISEIEIISERSEHSSTVGTEGDKWSWDSTSVLYIEKNHLKFTDKVVADVAVGNVEVANSKTKVSDCAKKMKSLNIEQIPVIGVEGDLVGIVRASDLIKALVE